Proteins from a genomic interval of Benincasa hispida cultivar B227 chromosome 7, ASM972705v1, whole genome shotgun sequence:
- the LOC120081836 gene encoding putative caffeoyl-CoA O-methyltransferase At1g67980 isoform X2: MADNSPKKNILQSTALLQYILEANAYPREHEQLKELRESTFEKFDKSMNGSVMSVPTDEGLFLSMLLKLMNAKKTIEIGVFTGYSLLTTALALPADGQITTIDVNRRSFEFGLPFIKKAGVDHKINFVESQALIALDNLLSDVKEIDSLSVGARVVSFVWCPKRGEWLGSRYCGLWEFWC; the protein is encoded by the exons ATGGCGGATAATTCCCCCAAGAAGAACATCCTCCAGAGCACCGCTCTTCTCCAG TATATACTTGAAGCCAATGCCTATCCGAGAGAGCATGAACAGTTGAAGGAACTCAGGGAATCCACCTTCGAGAAATTCGACAAGTCCAT GAATGGGAGTGTGATGAGTGTACCGACGGATGAAGGATTGTTTCTTTCAATGCTTTTGAAATTGATGAACGCAAAGAAAACAATAGAGATTGGCGTATTCACTGGCTATTCGCTCCTCACCACGGCGCTTGCATTGCCCGCCGATGGCCAG ATAACAACAATTGATGTGAACAGACGATCATTCGAATTTGGTTTACCATTTATAAAGAAGGCAGGAGTTGATCATAAGATCAATTTTGTGGAATCTCAAGCATTGATTGCCCTCGATAACCTCCTCAGTGAT GTTAAGGAGATTGACTCATTGTCTGTGGGCGCCCGGGTCGTTTCTTTTGTTTGGTGTCCAAAAAGGGGTGAATGGCTTGGCTCGCGCTATTGTGGGTTGTGGGAATTTTGGTGCTAG
- the LOC120081836 gene encoding caffeoyl-CoA O-methyltransferase-like isoform X1: protein MADNSPKKNILQSTALLQYILEANAYPREHEQLKELRESTFEKFDKSMNGSVMSVPTDEGLFLSMLLKLMNAKKTIEIGVFTGYSLLTTALALPADGQITTIDVNRRSFEFGLPFIKKAGVDHKINFVESQALIALDNLLSDGKEEEFDFAFVDAIKSEYTKYHELLLKLMKVGGVIAYDNTLWYGSVALSDDVVHEDLKENKTHIQRLNAFLVNDMRVEIALLSIGDGVTLCRRIK, encoded by the exons ATGGCGGATAATTCCCCCAAGAAGAACATCCTCCAGAGCACCGCTCTTCTCCAG TATATACTTGAAGCCAATGCCTATCCGAGAGAGCATGAACAGTTGAAGGAACTCAGGGAATCCACCTTCGAGAAATTCGACAAGTCCAT GAATGGGAGTGTGATGAGTGTACCGACGGATGAAGGATTGTTTCTTTCAATGCTTTTGAAATTGATGAACGCAAAGAAAACAATAGAGATTGGCGTATTCACTGGCTATTCGCTCCTCACCACGGCGCTTGCATTGCCCGCCGATGGCCAG ATAACAACAATTGATGTGAACAGACGATCATTCGAATTTGGTTTACCATTTATAAAGAAGGCAGGAGTTGATCATAAGATCAATTTTGTGGAATCTCAAGCATTGATTGCCCTCGATAACCTCCTCAGTGAT GGCAAAGAAGAAGAGTTTGATTTTGCATTTGTTGATGCCATAAAGTCGGAGTACACTAAATATCACGAGTTgcttttaaaattgatgaaagtAGGTGGAGTAATTGCCTATGATAACACTTTGTGGTATGGATCAGTGGCGCTAAGCGATGACGTCGTCCATGAAGATTTGAAGGAAAACAAAACTCATATACAACGACTCAATGCTTTTTTAGTAAATGACATGCGGGTGGAGATAGCCCTCCTTTCTATTGGAGACGGTGTTACTCTTTGCAGACGTATCAAATAA